The region AGCGCGTCGAAGCCGAAGAGAAGACCGCCGGCGGCATCTTGCTGCCCGACACCGCCAAGGAAAAGCCGCGTCAGGGCAAGGTTCTGAGCCTCGGCGACGGCAAGCTGCTCGACAGCGGCAAGCGCGCCGCCTTCCAGGTCAAGGAAGGGGACCGCGTCCTCTTCTCGTCCTACGCGGGCAACGAGGTCCAGGTCGACGGCGAAGAATATCTGATCATGTCCGAGGATGACAT is a window of Candidatus Paceibacterota bacterium DNA encoding:
- a CDS encoding co-chaperone GroES, which encodes RVEAEEKTAGGILLPDTAKEKPRQGKVLSLGDGKLLDSGKRAAFQVKEGDRVLFSSYAGNEVQVDGEEYLIMSEDDILAVID